From a single Chloroflexota bacterium genomic region:
- a CDS encoding response regulator transcription factor — translation MLVVDDEERILNVLRIKLKASGYRVLTAGDGFEALEQARAQEPDLVVLDLLMPKMDGLEMLKQLRSFSAVPVIILSAKGADIDRIKGLTVGAADYLPKPFNPDELVARIDAVRRRLRPAGRRKKDETVRFGDVAIDFNKRGVAIRGEEKHLTRVEWLLLSELVQNAGRLMLYEELLTRVWGPEYCNNIQILRTWVSRLRSKLEMSPGSHNLIRTVPKAGYIIDQPAS, via the coding sequence ATATTAGTAGTCGATGACGAGGAGCGGATTCTGAACGTCCTTAGAATCAAGCTGAAAGCCTCGGGGTACAGAGTGCTGACAGCTGGCGATGGTTTTGAGGCTCTGGAGCAAGCCCGGGCGCAGGAACCTGATCTGGTAGTGCTTGATTTGTTGATGCCCAAGATGGATGGCTTAGAGATGTTGAAGCAATTGCGCAGCTTTTCGGCAGTGCCAGTAATCATTCTGAGTGCTAAGGGGGCTGACATTGACAGGATCAAAGGTCTGACGGTTGGTGCTGCTGACTATTTGCCAAAGCCCTTTAACCCCGATGAACTGGTAGCCAGAATAGACGCGGTGAGGCGTAGGCTTCGGCCAGCCGGAAGACGCAAGAAAGATGAGACCGTTCGTTTTGGGGATGTGGCTATCGATTTTAACAAGCGTGGAGTTGCCATCAGAGGCGAAGAGAAGCACCTCACCAGGGTTGAATGGCTCTTGCTCAGCGAACTTGTGCAGAATGCGGGTCGCCTTATGCTCTATGAGGAACTTCTTACTCGGGTATGGGGTCCTGAATACTGCAACAATATCCAGATCCTCAGAACATGGGTCAGCCGACTGAGGAGCAAGCTGGAGATGAGCCCCGGGAGTCACAATCTTATTCGTACTGTCCCCAAGGCAGGCTACATCATAGATCAGCCTGCCAGCTAG
- a CDS encoding DUF3795 domain-containing protein, giving the protein MMAREEERENWAAPCGLYCGACSIRLAYKRGDSNLLDQIAEVLSVQQGQKVQAKDLACEGCLSPEVVAVVCRNCVLRACALQKGVVQCSQCPDFPCKQLIDFSKDGLPHHGEVLENIRRRQEIGIDAWAEEQRKRWCCPGCGCNIDWYAAQCSDCSSALTPQFSPPKI; this is encoded by the coding sequence ATGATGGCTCGTGAGGAGGAGCGGGAGAACTGGGCAGCGCCCTGCGGCCTTTATTGCGGGGCATGTTCGATTCGCCTCGCCTATAAGAGGGGTGACTCCAATCTACTGGATCAGATAGCCGAGGTACTCTCGGTGCAGCAGGGGCAGAAGGTACAGGCAAAGGACCTTGCCTGTGAGGGCTGTCTCTCTCCTGAGGTAGTAGCGGTGGTTTGCCGCAACTGTGTCCTTCGGGCCTGTGCCTTGCAGAAAGGTGTGGTGCAGTGCAGTCAATGTCCTGATTTCCCCTGTAAGCAGCTCATCGATTTCAGCAAAGACGGACTCCCCCATCATGGCGAAGTCTTAGAGAATATCCGACGCCGGCAGGAGATAGGTATTGATGCCTGGGCTGAGGAACAGAGGAAGAGATGGTGCTGCCCCGGCTGCGGCTGCAATATCGACTGGTATGCCGCTCAGTGTTCTGACTGCAGCTCTGCACTGACACCCCAGTTCAGTCCCCCGAAGATCTAA